The Deltaproteobacteria bacterium sequence TGCCGGGTGGTGCTCGTGGGCGACCCCTTGTTGCTCCAACAGGCCCATGCCCCGCGGTGGCCGGTTCGGAAGTCGGATGAACCAACGGCCGCCGGCGCGCCCGTGGTGGTGGAGGCCCTCCCCGGTCTGAAGCCCGGCCGGATCCGGCCGGGCCGGTCCAGTCGGGCCGGCGGCGAAGCCGCGTACCGCTACATCCTTCGAGCAGTAGACCTCATCAAGGAGGGCGCCGCCGACGCCATGGCCACGGCGCCCATCAGCAAGAAGGCGCTGAACGACGCCGGCCACCTCTACCCCGGGCACACCGAGCTTCTCGCGGACCTCGCCCGCACTCGCGAAGTGCGCATGATGCTCCACGGGGCACGCCTCAAGGTGGTCCTGGCAACGGTGCACCTGCCGCTGACGGAGGTGGCCGCGGCGCTGACGCGCGCACGGGTGCGGACCACTGTCGAACTGACCCATCGGGCGCTACGGGAATGGTTCGGCGTAGCCGAGCCGCGGGTGGCGGTGGCCGCGGTGAATCCCCACGGGGGCGAAGACGGCATGTTCGGTCAGGAGGAACGGCGTGTGATCAGGCCGGCGGTGCGCGATTGCGCCACCCGCGGCATGGACGTGTCGGGTCCGATCCCCGCCGACAGTCTCTTTCACCGGGCCGCGCAAGGGGAGTTCGACGCGGTCGTGTGCATGTACCATGACCAGGGGCTCGGCCCGTTCAAGCTGCTGCACTTCACCGACGGCGTCAACCTCACCCTGGGCCTGCCTCTGATCCGGACCTCCGTGGACCACGGCACCGCGTACGACATCGCCGGCAAGGGCGTCGCGGACAGCCGCAGCATGAAGCAGGCCATTCTGCTGGCGGCGGAACTGGCGCGGCGGACATCGCGGCCCGGACCTTGATGTGGTGTCTGGTTGGCTGTTGAAACACCCCGTGCCGGCCCTTCGACTTCGCTTCGCTACGCTCAGCGCGTGTTGCCGGCCCCGTACGGTTCACGGAACAAGCGGCTGTCATGAACATCGTCATCGAGGGCGCGCGCGTCCACAATCTCAAGAACGTCCACGTCGAGATCCCACGCGGTAAGCTTGTCGTGATCACCGGGGTTTCCGGCTCCGGGAAGTCTTCGCTGGCCTTCGACACCGTGTACGCGGAGGGGCAGCGGCACTACATGCAGTCGCTGTCCACCTACGCGCGCCAGCTCCTCAACCCACTGGCGCGGGCGGACGTGGATTCCATCCGCGGGCTTTCGCCGGCCATCGCGGTACCGCAACGGCGCTTCCACGAGAACCCCCGTTCCACGGTGGGGACGCTGACCGAGATCCACGACCATCTGCGGCTGTTGTTCACGCACGTAGGACGCCCCCACTGCCTGCGTTGCGGCAAGGCGATCATCGTGCACACGGTGCAGCAGATGGTGGACGCGGTTCTGGAGCGGCCGCCCGGCACCCGCATCGAGGTGCTGGCTCCCTTGCGCTGCGACAGCCCGAACGAGTTCCGGCGCGAGATCGGACGGGTGATGCGCGCGGGATTCGT is a genomic window containing:
- the pdxA gene encoding 4-hydroxythreonine-4-phosphate dehydrogenase PdxA, with translation MAISRPVVAVTMGDPAGIGPEVAVKAARDAAVRRACRVVLVGDPLLLQQAHAPRWPVRKSDEPTAAGAPVVVEALPGLKPGRIRPGRSSRAGGEAAYRYILRAVDLIKEGAADAMATAPISKKALNDAGHLYPGHTELLADLARTREVRMMLHGARLKVVLATVHLPLTEVAAALTRARVRTTVELTHRALREWFGVAEPRVAVAAVNPHGGEDGMFGQEERRVIRPAVRDCATRGMDVSGPIPADSLFHRAAQGEFDAVVCMYHDQGLGPFKLLHFTDGVNLTLGLPLIRTSVDHGTAYDIAGKGVADSRSMKQAILLAAELARRTSRPGP